Proteins from a single region of Pseudomonas quebecensis:
- the tagQ gene encoding type VI secretion system-associated lipoprotein TagQ yields MLFSRKAVSKRHLLLIAAGFSTVLTGCATSPASKVASSTKVEYYPSCYEPVQHLRATDSDMTKSVVTGAAIGAAGGALLGVLSGDKEKRGRNAAIGAAGGALAGGAAGYYTERQKQIADDNQRIASYAADVNKSASDIDRSTAYAKASQQCYQSAFTKLVADRKAKTVNDTEGRKRLAEIVAGLKESNDLIVAVNGKAAEDLNNYTQAYEKDLQQVGVQRNDVVTVATADTTPVVAPTKGKKAVKPAKKPVLPVVPKEAVATEKTLQTAQTKQAESKQVANAGKAQIEGTCRDPNLADWAPVPCPNV; encoded by the coding sequence ATGCTTTTTTCCCGTAAGGCGGTTTCCAAGCGTCACCTGCTGCTGATCGCAGCCGGTTTCAGCACCGTGCTGACAGGTTGCGCCACGTCGCCAGCCTCCAAGGTCGCGTCCAGCACCAAGGTCGAGTATTACCCAAGCTGCTACGAGCCGGTGCAGCACCTGCGTGCGACCGATTCGGACATGACCAAGTCGGTTGTGACCGGCGCGGCCATCGGTGCCGCCGGCGGTGCACTGCTCGGCGTGTTGAGCGGTGACAAGGAAAAACGTGGCCGTAACGCGGCCATCGGCGCTGCCGGCGGTGCCCTGGCCGGCGGCGCGGCGGGTTACTACACCGAGCGTCAGAAGCAGATTGCCGACGACAACCAGCGCATTGCGTCCTACGCGGCTGACGTCAACAAGAGCGCGTCCGACATCGACCGCAGCACCGCCTACGCCAAAGCTTCGCAGCAGTGCTACCAGAGCGCGTTCACCAAGCTCGTCGCGGACCGCAAGGCCAAGACCGTCAACGACACCGAAGGCCGCAAGCGCCTGGCGGAAATCGTCGCCGGCCTGAAGGAATCCAACGACCTGATCGTGGCAGTCAACGGCAAAGCTGCTGAAGACCTGAACAACTACACCCAGGCCTACGAGAAAGACCTGCAACAGGTGGGCGTGCAGCGCAACGACGTGGTGACGGTGGCCACCGCCGATACCACCCCGGTCGTTGCTCCGACCAAGGGCAAGAAGGCTGTCAAACCGGCCAAGAAACCGGTATTGCCGGTGGTGCCGAAAGAAGCCGTCGCGACCGAGAAAACCCTGCAGACCGCGCAGACCAAGCAAGCTGAAAGCAAGCAGGTCGCCAACGCCGGTAAGGCACAGATCGAAGGCACCTGCCGCGATCCAAACCTGGCCGACTGGGCGCCGGTGCCTTGCCCTAACGTTTAA
- the recG gene encoding ATP-dependent DNA helicase RecG — translation MTELSQVPVTALKGVGDAMAEKLAKVGLENLQDVLFHLPLRYQDRTRVVPIGQLRPGQDAVVEGTVSGADVVMGKRRSLVVRLQDGTGGLSLRFYHFSNAQKEGLKRGTRVRCYGEARPGASGLEIYHPEYRAITGDEPPPVDTTLTPIYPLTEGLTQQRLRQLCMQTLTMLGPTSLPDWLPLELARDYQLAPLADAIRYLHHPPADADVDELALGHHWAQHRLAFEELLTHQLSQQRLRESMRSLRAPAMPKATRLPAQYLANLGFAPTGAQQRVGNEIAYDLSQQEPMLRLIQGDVGAGKTVVAALAALQALEAGYQVALMAPTEILAEQHFITFKRWLEPLGLEVAWLAGKLKGKNRAAALEQIAAGTPMVVGTHALFQDEVQFKNLALVIIDEQHRFGVQQRLALRQKGVGGRMSPHQLIMTATPIPRTLAMSAYADLDTSILDELPPGRTPVNTVLVTDTRRVEVIERVRGACAEGRQAYWVCTLIEESEELTCQAAETTYEDLTSALGELKVGLIHGRMKPAEKAAVMAEFKAGNLQLLVATTVIEVGVDVPNASLMIIENPERLGLAQLHQLRGRVGRGSAASHCVLLYHPPLSQIGRQRLGIMRETNDGFVIAEKDLELRGPGEMLGTRQTGLLQFKVADLMRDADLLPAVRDAAQALLERWPDHVSPLLDRWLRHGQQYGQV, via the coding sequence ATGACTGAGCTGTCGCAGGTGCCGGTGACGGCACTCAAGGGTGTCGGGGACGCCATGGCCGAGAAGTTGGCCAAGGTCGGCCTGGAGAACCTTCAGGACGTACTGTTCCACCTGCCCCTGCGTTATCAGGACCGCACTCGCGTGGTGCCCATCGGCCAGCTTCGCCCTGGGCAGGACGCGGTGGTCGAAGGTACGGTCAGCGGCGCCGACGTGGTGATGGGCAAGCGCCGCAGCCTGGTGGTGCGCCTGCAGGATGGTACCGGCGGCCTTAGCCTGCGCTTCTACCATTTCAGCAATGCACAGAAAGAAGGCCTTAAACGCGGTACTCGCGTGCGCTGTTACGGCGAAGCCCGCCCCGGCGCCTCGGGCCTGGAAATCTACCACCCGGAATACCGTGCAATCACCGGCGACGAACCGCCGCCGGTAGACACCACCCTCACTCCGATCTACCCGCTCACCGAAGGCCTGACTCAACAACGCCTGCGCCAATTGTGCATGCAGACGCTGACGATGCTCGGCCCGACCAGCCTGCCGGACTGGCTGCCCCTGGAGCTGGCCCGCGACTATCAACTGGCGCCGCTGGCCGATGCGATTCGCTACCTGCATCACCCGCCCGCCGACGCCGACGTGGACGAGCTGGCCCTGGGTCATCATTGGGCCCAGCATCGCCTGGCCTTCGAAGAGCTGCTGACCCACCAACTGTCCCAGCAACGCCTGCGCGAAAGCATGCGCTCGCTGCGGGCGCCGGCAATGCCCAAGGCCACGCGCCTGCCCGCGCAATACCTGGCCAACCTCGGATTTGCGCCGACCGGCGCCCAGCAGCGCGTGGGCAACGAAATCGCCTACGACCTCAGTCAGCAGGAACCCATGCTGCGCCTGATCCAGGGCGACGTCGGCGCAGGCAAGACCGTGGTCGCCGCCCTCGCCGCGCTGCAGGCGCTGGAAGCCGGTTACCAGGTGGCGCTGATGGCGCCTACCGAGATTCTCGCCGAACAGCACTTCATCACTTTCAAGCGCTGGCTGGAGCCGCTGGGCCTGGAAGTCGCCTGGCTGGCCGGCAAGCTCAAGGGCAAGAACCGCGCCGCCGCGCTGGAGCAGATCGCCGCTGGCACACCGATGGTGGTGGGCACCCACGCACTGTTCCAGGACGAAGTGCAGTTCAAGAACCTGGCCCTGGTGATCATCGACGAACAACACCGCTTCGGCGTGCAACAGCGTCTGGCCCTGCGCCAGAAAGGCGTGGGCGGGCGCATGAGCCCGCACCAACTGATCATGACCGCCACGCCGATCCCGCGCACCCTGGCGATGAGCGCCTACGCCGACCTCGACACCTCGATCCTCGATGAACTGCCGCCCGGCCGCACGCCGGTCAACACCGTGCTGGTCACCGACACGCGGCGGGTCGAGGTGATCGAACGCGTGCGTGGTGCCTGCGCCGAAGGCCGCCAGGCCTATTGGGTCTGCACCCTGATCGAAGAGTCCGAGGAACTGACCTGTCAGGCCGCCGAGACTACCTATGAAGACCTCACCAGCGCCCTGGGCGAGCTCAAGGTCGGGCTGATCCATGGCCGTATGAAACCGGCGGAAAAAGCGGCGGTGATGGCCGAATTCAAGGCCGGCAACCTGCAACTGCTGGTCGCCACCACGGTGATCGAGGTTGGCGTGGACGTGCCCAATGCCAGCCTGATGATCATCGAGAACCCCGAACGCCTGGGCCTGGCGCAGTTGCACCAGCTGCGCGGGCGCGTGGGCCGAGGCAGCGCCGCCAGCCACTGCGTGCTGCTGTACCACCCGCCGCTGTCGCAGATCGGCCGCCAGCGCCTGGGCATCATGCGCGAAACCAACGACGGTTTTGTGATTGCCGAAAAAGACCTCGAACTGCGCGGCCCCGGTGAAATGCTCGGCACCCGCCAGACCGGCCTGCTGCAATTCAAGGTGGCCGATCTGATGCGTGACGCCGACCTGCTGCCCGCCGTGCGCGATGCCGCCCAAGCCCTGCTGGAACGCTGGCCGGATCACGTCAGCCCGTTGCTGGACCGCTGGCTGCGACACGGCCAGCAATACGGCCAGGTTTAA
- a CDS encoding formylglycine-generating enzyme family protein: MYKLLGACVALSLASLAWADEASDKLDNPKPLPDDVSLPLPCEGNMVFRYAYVLAQGTLDDREISLGYPFSEGEAGYQQSFISGYRRDFINGQFTLKDLPKDWSKVITPLMPKTDAKTPLKPMLYFIGKYEVTARQYAQVMAQAQSLASGEPAPACDAPTGMAARLPKVKLSRFEAERFSAVYSAWLLKYHRDALPVSGRGSSEDDGGVGFVRLPTEVEWEFAARGAQAVSRQDLEGRLFPRRAEGSDSDGPLGDYAVFNQVAGGTGQAARLMPIGTKLPNPIGMFDVIGNAAEMVQESFQLVHAGRRQGTYGGFVVKGGNYLEGEGTLFTGMRREYPLFAADGTEQSNETTGFRVAIGALSAPRSRYKELFAQWQKEGRLASLTDAIDDAQDPTKRLDSIIAASVDPKLQAELGLVNEELKRNVSLIAQQREEAAGNLIQSAALVAETISNYNIRLMNLQKSRQQAVDAKDDASAQLFATAIDNGRSALDGAVAIYIDNLATGTRYTDAVIQAQFQRIKEELDRKPVLGKSLVTRATLFVRHVGNYRKQQRADPATILKELLAASGQRS, translated from the coding sequence ATGTATAAGTTATTGGGCGCCTGTGTGGCGCTGAGCCTGGCCTCGCTGGCCTGGGCCGATGAAGCCAGCGACAAACTCGACAACCCCAAACCGTTGCCGGATGACGTGAGCCTGCCGCTGCCGTGCGAAGGCAATATGGTCTTCCGGTACGCCTATGTGCTGGCCCAAGGCACTCTGGACGACCGCGAGATCAGCCTTGGCTATCCGTTCAGTGAAGGCGAAGCGGGTTATCAACAGTCGTTTATTTCCGGCTACCGTCGCGACTTTATCAACGGTCAGTTCACCCTCAAGGACCTGCCCAAGGACTGGAGCAAGGTCATCACGCCGTTGATGCCCAAGACCGACGCCAAGACGCCGCTCAAGCCGATGCTGTACTTCATCGGCAAGTACGAAGTGACGGCGCGCCAGTACGCCCAGGTGATGGCCCAGGCGCAATCCCTGGCCAGCGGCGAACCGGCTCCGGCCTGTGATGCGCCGACCGGCATGGCCGCGCGTTTGCCCAAGGTGAAGTTATCGAGGTTCGAGGCCGAACGGTTCTCGGCGGTCTACAGCGCCTGGCTGCTCAAATATCACCGCGATGCGCTGCCGGTCAGTGGTCGCGGTTCGTCCGAGGATGATGGCGGTGTAGGATTTGTGCGCCTGCCCACCGAAGTGGAGTGGGAATTTGCCGCCCGTGGCGCCCAGGCCGTGAGCCGGCAGGACCTGGAAGGCCGCCTGTTCCCGCGCCGCGCCGAAGGCAGCGACAGTGACGGCCCGCTGGGCGACTACGCCGTCTTCAACCAAGTGGCCGGCGGTACCGGCCAGGCGGCGCGGTTGATGCCCATCGGCACCAAGTTGCCCAACCCGATCGGCATGTTCGATGTGATTGGCAACGCTGCGGAAATGGTCCAGGAATCCTTCCAGCTGGTCCACGCCGGGCGCCGCCAGGGCACCTACGGCGGGTTTGTGGTCAAGGGCGGCAACTACCTGGAAGGCGAGGGCACGTTGTTCACCGGCATGCGCCGCGAGTATCCGTTGTTCGCCGCCGATGGCACCGAGCAAAGCAACGAGACCACCGGTTTCCGCGTGGCGATTGGCGCACTGTCGGCGCCGCGTTCGCGCTACAAGGAGCTGTTTGCGCAGTGGCAGAAAGAAGGCCGCCTGGCTTCGCTGACCGACGCCATCGACGACGCTCAGGACCCGACCAAGCGCCTGGACAGCATCATCGCCGCCAGCGTCGACCCCAAGTTGCAAGCCGAATTGGGGCTGGTCAACGAGGAGCTCAAGCGCAACGTGTCGCTGATCGCCCAGCAACGCGAAGAGGCGGCGGGTAATCTGATCCAGTCGGCAGCCCTGGTGGCCGAGACCATCAGTAACTACAACATTCGTTTGATGAACCTGCAGAAGAGTCGTCAGCAGGCCGTCGACGCCAAGGACGACGCCAGTGCGCAGCTGTTCGCCACCGCCATCGATAACGGCCGCAGCGCGCTCGATGGCGCAGTGGCGATCTATATTGACAACCTGGCCACCGGCACGCGCTATACCGATGCGGTGATCCAGGCGCAGTTTCAAAGGATCAAGGAAGAGTTGGATCGCAAGCCGGTGCTCGGTAAGAGCCTGGTGACGCGCGCAACACTGTTCGTTCGCCATGTCGGCAACTACCGCAAGCAACAGCGGGCCGACCCGGCAACGATCTTGAAGGAATTGCTCGCAGCGAGCGGTCAGCGGTCTTGA
- the exbB gene encoding tonB-system energizer ExbB, protein MTRNTTPASPTKPHSPSRAWRAIAAVLFSVLLAPTAAFADATAPATPTAAEQSAAAPVAAPAATDPAAAAADDTGVVLEENNTLGMAHDLSPWGMYQNADVVVKAVMIGLAIASIITWTIWIAKGFELLGAKRRLRTEIVHLKKAATLKEASESATKKGTLANTLVHDALEEMRLSANTREKEGIKERVAFRLERLVAACGRNMSSGTGVLATIGSTAPFVGLFGTVWGIMNSFIGIAKTQTTNLAVVAPGIAEALLATALGLVAAIPAVVIYNVFARSIAGYKAQVSDASAEVLLLVSRDLDHLPTERSSQPHMVKVG, encoded by the coding sequence ATGACACGTAATACAACCCCCGCTTCGCCAACCAAGCCTCACAGTCCTTCCCGCGCCTGGCGCGCGATTGCTGCGGTGCTGTTCAGCGTTCTGCTGGCACCGACCGCCGCATTCGCCGACGCCACCGCGCCAGCCACGCCCACTGCCGCCGAGCAGAGCGCCGCTGCACCGGTTGCCGCGCCGGCCGCCACCGATCCGGCCGCAGCGGCCGCGGACGACACCGGCGTAGTGCTGGAAGAAAACAACACCCTGGGCATGGCCCATGACCTGTCGCCATGGGGCATGTACCAGAACGCAGACGTGGTAGTGAAGGCCGTGATGATCGGCCTGGCCATTGCCTCGATCATCACCTGGACCATCTGGATTGCCAAAGGCTTCGAGCTGCTGGGCGCCAAGCGTCGTCTGCGCACTGAAATCGTCCATCTGAAAAAGGCCGCCACCCTCAAGGAAGCCAGCGAAAGCGCCACCAAGAAAGGCACCCTGGCCAATACCCTGGTGCACGATGCGCTGGAAGAGATGCGCCTGTCGGCCAACACCCGCGAAAAAGAAGGCATCAAGGAGCGCGTAGCGTTCCGCCTGGAGCGCCTGGTGGCCGCCTGCGGTCGCAACATGAGCAGCGGCACCGGCGTGCTGGCGACCATCGGTTCAACTGCGCCGTTCGTCGGTCTGTTCGGCACCGTGTGGGGCATCATGAACAGCTTCATCGGCATCGCCAAAACCCAGACCACCAACCTCGCCGTCGTTGCCCCCGGCATCGCCGAAGCCTTGCTGGCAACCGCCCTCGGGTTGGTCGCCGCGATTCCTGCGGTGGTGATTTACAACGTCTTCGCCCGTTCGATTGCCGGCTACAAGGCTCAGGTATCGGACGCGTCGGCGGAGGTTCTGCTGCTGGTCAGCCGCGACCTCGATCACCTGCCTACCGAGCGCAGCTCGCAACCGCACATGGTGAAAGTGGGGTAA
- the exbD gene encoding TonB system transport protein ExbD: protein MGLHLNQGDDELVENHEINVTPFIDVMLVLLIIFMVAAPLATVDIKVDLPASSAKPAPRPEKPIFLSVKADQRLFLGEEEVKTETLGPVLDAKTQGKKDTTIFFQADKGVDYGDLMSVMDALRAAGYLKVGLVGLETAAKK, encoded by the coding sequence ATGGGCCTGCATTTGAATCAAGGCGACGACGAACTCGTCGAGAACCACGAAATCAACGTCACGCCGTTTATCGACGTGATGCTGGTGCTGCTGATCATCTTCATGGTGGCCGCACCGCTGGCAACTGTGGACATCAAGGTCGACCTGCCCGCCTCCAGCGCCAAACCGGCGCCACGCCCGGAAAAGCCGATCTTCCTCAGCGTCAAGGCGGATCAACGCCTGTTCCTGGGTGAAGAAGAAGTCAAGACCGAAACCCTGGGCCCGGTGCTCGACGCCAAGACCCAAGGCAAGAAAGACACGACGATCTTCTTCCAGGCTGACAAAGGCGTGGACTACGGCGATCTGATGAGCGTGATGGATGCCCTGCGCGCGGCCGGCTACCTCAAGGTTGGCCTGGTTGGACTTGAGACGGCAGCCAAGAAATGA
- a CDS encoding aminoacyl-tRNA deacylase and HDOD domain-containing protein has product MSEVAHATAPLTAPPVIRDLLAKLAVSYTEVAEQPGLNPAQKVQAVLLEDAVGALMVLFPQSQLLDLNRLAELTGRRLTAVAPERVKRMLDKHNLSLLPGLPPLTSSPCLYEGSLLNQPSLLVHSGEAGLLLQIDTAAFKTLLTKASAAQFGEPLSNIRPNLDRPNDDREEITQAMQAFTARRIQQRLEATIEIPPLADTAQKIIKLRVDPNATIDDITGVVETDPALAAQVVSWAASPYYASPGKIRSVEDAIVRVLGFDLVINLALGLALGKTLSLPKDNPHQATPYWHQSIYTAAVIEGLTRAMPRAQRPEAGLTYLAGLLHNFGYLLLAHVFPPHFSLICRHLEVNPHLCHSYVEQHLLGISREQIGAWLMRYWDMPDELSTALRFQHDPTYDGNYAEYPNLVCLAVCLLRSRGIGSGPDETIPDALLERLGLSRDKADEVVGKVLDAEVLLRELASQFTQA; this is encoded by the coding sequence ATGTCAGAAGTTGCCCATGCCACAGCCCCACTGACCGCTCCGCCGGTCATTCGGGACCTGCTCGCCAAGCTAGCCGTCAGCTACACGGAAGTCGCCGAACAACCGGGCCTGAATCCTGCGCAAAAGGTCCAGGCCGTGCTGCTCGAAGATGCGGTGGGCGCATTGATGGTGCTGTTCCCGCAGAGCCAGTTACTGGACCTCAACCGCCTCGCCGAACTCACCGGCCGTCGCCTCACCGCCGTGGCGCCGGAGCGCGTCAAGCGCATGCTGGATAAACACAACCTGAGCCTGCTGCCAGGCCTGCCGCCGCTCACCAGTTCGCCCTGTCTGTATGAAGGCAGCCTGCTCAATCAACCGAGCCTGCTGGTGCATTCGGGCGAAGCCGGGCTGTTGCTGCAAATCGACACCGCAGCCTTCAAGACCCTGCTCACCAAGGCCAGCGCCGCGCAGTTCGGCGAGCCATTGAGCAATATTCGCCCGAACCTCGACCGCCCCAATGATGACCGCGAGGAAATCACCCAGGCGATGCAGGCCTTCACTGCGCGCCGTATCCAGCAACGCCTGGAAGCAACCATCGAGATTCCGCCGCTGGCCGACACCGCGCAGAAGATCATCAAGCTGCGGGTCGACCCCAACGCGACCATCGACGACATCACCGGCGTAGTGGAAACCGACCCCGCCCTCGCGGCGCAAGTGGTGAGCTGGGCCGCGTCGCCGTACTACGCGTCGCCGGGCAAGATCCGCTCCGTGGAAGACGCTATCGTGCGCGTGTTGGGTTTCGATCTGGTGATCAACCTGGCGCTCGGCCTGGCCCTGGGCAAAACCCTGAGCCTGCCCAAGGACAACCCACACCAGGCCACGCCGTACTGGCATCAATCGATCTACACCGCCGCCGTGATCGAAGGCCTGACCCGCGCCATGCCAAGGGCGCAGCGCCCTGAAGCCGGCCTGACTTACCTGGCCGGCTTGCTGCACAACTTCGGCTATCTGCTGCTGGCCCACGTATTCCCGCCGCACTTCTCGCTGATCTGTCGGCATCTGGAAGTCAATCCGCACCTGTGCCACAGCTATGTGGAACAGCACCTGCTGGGCATCAGCCGCGAGCAGATCGGCGCCTGGCTGATGCGCTACTGGGACATGCCGGACGAACTGTCCACGGCCCTGCGTTTCCAGCATGACCCGACCTACGACGGCAACTACGCCGAGTACCCGAACCTGGTGTGCCTGGCCGTGTGCCTGCTGCGCAGCCGGGGGATCGGTTCCGGGCCGGACGAAACCATCCCGGATGCGCTGCTTGAGCGTCTGGGCTTGAGCCGGGACAAAGCTGACGAAGTGGTGGGTAAAGTACTGGACGCCGAAGTCTTGCTGCGCGAATTGGCCTCGCAATTCACTCAGGCTTGA
- a CDS encoding hydrogen peroxide-inducible genes activator has protein sequence MTLTELRYIVTLAQEQHFGHAAERCHVSQPTLSVGVKKLEDELGVLIFERSKSAVRLTPVGEGIVAQAQKVLEQAQSIRELAQAGKNQLTAPLKVGAIYTVGPYLFPHLIPQLHRVAPQMPLYIEENFTHVLRDKLRNGELDAIIIALPFNEADVLTLQLYDEPFQVLMPASHPWTKKATIDAALLNDKSLLLLGEGHCFRDQVLEACPTLTKGNDGAKHTTVESSSLETIRHMVASGLGISILPLSAVDSHHYAPGVIEVRPLTPPVPFRTVAIAWRASFPRPKAIEILADSVRLCSVAKPPAAAS, from the coding sequence ATGACTCTTACAGAATTACGCTACATCGTGACCCTCGCCCAAGAGCAACACTTTGGCCATGCGGCCGAGCGCTGCCATGTCAGCCAGCCGACGCTGTCGGTGGGCGTGAAAAAGCTTGAAGACGAACTCGGTGTGCTGATTTTCGAGCGCAGCAAGAGCGCCGTGCGCCTCACGCCAGTAGGCGAAGGTATCGTCGCCCAGGCCCAGAAGGTGCTGGAACAGGCGCAAAGCATTCGCGAGCTGGCCCAGGCCGGCAAGAACCAGCTCACCGCGCCGCTCAAGGTCGGGGCCATCTACACCGTCGGCCCGTACCTGTTCCCGCACCTGATCCCGCAACTGCACCGCGTCGCGCCGCAGATGCCGTTGTATATCGAAGAAAACTTCACCCACGTACTGCGCGACAAACTGCGCAACGGCGAGCTGGACGCAATCATCATCGCCCTGCCGTTCAACGAAGCGGATGTGCTCACCCTGCAGCTCTACGACGAGCCGTTCCAGGTGCTGATGCCCGCTTCCCACCCGTGGACCAAAAAAGCCACCATCGACGCCGCTCTGCTCAACGACAAGAGCCTGCTGCTGCTCGGCGAAGGCCACTGTTTCCGCGACCAGGTGCTGGAAGCCTGCCCGACCCTCACCAAAGGCAACGACGGCGCCAAGCACACCACGGTGGAATCCAGCTCCCTGGAAACCATTCGCCACATGGTCGCTTCGGGCCTGGGCATCTCGATCCTGCCGTTGTCGGCGGTGGACAGTCATCATTACGCCCCTGGCGTGATCGAAGTGCGCCCACTGACGCCACCGGTGCCGTTCCGTACCGTGGCGATCGCCTGGCGCGCCAGTTTCCCACGGCCCAAGGCGATTGAGATCCTCGCCGACTCGGTCCGCCTGTGCTCGGTGGCCAAGCCGCCTGCCGCCGCGAGCTGA
- a CDS encoding TonB family protein, whose translation MITTRHKLTRYGTSLAVVLGVHAIAIAIALHWSAPRTVQLPPAAMVIDLAPAPAPPPPPAPPKVVTPPQPPAPVEELPLPKMAEAPKPTIQVPKPVKPKPKPQPPKPVEKKPEPPKEKPSEEPPSDTPPTQAPPQKSAQPAPGPSPQQLAAKASWEGTLLAHLQKYKKYPPGAQARGKEGLNRLKFVVDAEGNVLSYELVGLSGNADLDRATLDMIRRAQPLPKPPADMVKSGSIEIVAPFVYNIEKRRR comes from the coding sequence ATGATCACGACGCGCCACAAACTGACGCGTTATGGCACCAGCCTCGCCGTCGTGCTGGGCGTGCATGCCATCGCGATTGCCATCGCACTCCATTGGTCGGCGCCGCGTACGGTGCAATTGCCGCCGGCGGCCATGGTCATCGACCTGGCGCCTGCGCCTGCGCCACCACCACCGCCGGCCCCGCCGAAGGTGGTGACGCCGCCGCAACCGCCCGCGCCGGTGGAAGAGTTGCCGCTGCCGAAAATGGCCGAGGCGCCCAAGCCGACGATCCAGGTGCCCAAGCCGGTCAAGCCCAAGCCCAAACCCCAGCCGCCCAAGCCGGTGGAAAAAAAGCCCGAGCCGCCCAAGGAGAAACCGTCCGAGGAGCCGCCGAGCGATACGCCGCCGACCCAGGCGCCACCGCAGAAATCGGCACAGCCTGCTCCGGGGCCGTCGCCGCAACAGCTCGCGGCCAAGGCGTCCTGGGAAGGCACTTTGCTGGCGCACTTGCAGAAGTACAAGAAGTACCCGCCAGGCGCGCAGGCACGTGGCAAGGAAGGCTTGAACCGCCTGAAGTTCGTGGTCGACGCTGAAGGCAATGTGCTGTCGTACGAGTTGGTGGGGCTCTCCGGCAACGCCGACCTGGACCGCGCCACCCTGGACATGATCCGTCGTGCCCAGCCGCTGCCCAAACCGCCGGCCGATATGGTCAAGAGCGGCAGCATCGAGATCGTTGCACCGTTCGTGTACAACATCGAAAAGCGTCGTCGCTGA